A window of Ptychodera flava strain L36383 chromosome 1, AS_Pfla_20210202, whole genome shotgun sequence contains these coding sequences:
- the LOC139130357 gene encoding perlucin-like protein: MELIPIVILLCGVCFAGAQGQQWSKVDCVPSLCFCKRYEVHCEMPADANSHGVTYYEYAEGQCAAQGGTLANLVDAQIDSLVRDFISNRGLDGPPCINKPSFGFFIGLGDAKRENKFVWSNGTPICGRGFTNWAPREPNNNTNRDKEGQDCVQLWYRFGHNGKWDDDTAMFGQRDSSVRFLPTAVAVKRRRSASKHELHYGQSLDRSLCVWDIETVVLVIIILTCTREISYVN, from the exons ATGGAACTCATACCCATTGTCATTCTACTTTGCGGCGTCTGTTTTGCCGGAGCACAG GGACAACAGTGGAGTAAAGTGGATTGCGTAC CATCACTCTGTTTTTGTAAGAGGTACGAGGTGCATTGTGAAATGCCTGCAGATGCCAACTCTCATGGGGTGACCTACTATGAGTATGCTGAGGGTCAATGTGCTGCACAAGGAGGTACCCTTGCTAACTTAGTTGATGCACAAATCGACTCTTTGGTAAGGGACTTCATATCGAATCGTGGTCTCGATGGTCCTCCTTGCATCAACAAGCCATCATTTGGGTTCTTTATTGGTCTTGGCGATGctaaaagagaaaataaatttgtttggAGCAATGGAACCCCGATCTGTGGCAGAGGTTTCACAAACTGGGCTCCGAGGGAACCCAACAACAACACCAATAGAGATAAAGAGGGACAAGACTGTGTCCAGCTTTG GTACAGATTCGGACATAACGGGAAATGGGACGATGATACTGCAATGTTCGGCCAAAGGGATTCATCTGTGAGATTCCTA CCCACTGCTGTTGCAGTGAAGCGCCGTAGGAGCGCTTCCAAACATGAACTGCACTATGGACAAAGCTTAGACCGATCATTATGTGTTTGGGACATCGAAACTGTCGTTTTAGTTATAATTATTTTAACCTGTACTAGAGAAATAAGTTACGTAAATTAA
- the LOC139130379 gene encoding low affinity immunoglobulin epsilon Fc receptor-like, translating into MCCTRRYPCYLVDAQIDSLVRDFISDRGLDGPPCINKPSYGFFIGLGDAKREDKFVWSNGTPICRRGFTNWAPREPNNNTNRDKKGQDCVQLWYRFGHNGKWDDEYCNVRPKGFICEIPTHCCCS; encoded by the exons ATGTGCTGCACAAGGAGGTACCCTTGCTACTTAGTTGACGCACAGATCGACTCTTTAGTAAGGGACTTCATATCCGATCGTGGTCTCGATGGCCCTCCTTGCATCAACAAGCCATCATATGGGTTCTTTATTGGTCTCGGCGATGCTAAAAGAGAAGATAAATTTGTTTGGAGCAATGGAACTCCGATATGTCGCAGAGGTTTCACAAACTGGGCTCCGAGGGAACCCAACAACAACACCAATAGAGATAAAAAGGGACAAGACTGTGTCCAGCTTTG GTACAGATTCGGACATAACGGAAAATGGGACGATGAATACTGCAATGTTCGGCCAAAGGGATTCATCTGTGAGATTCCTA CCCACTGTTGTTGCAGTTAA